A single genomic interval of Aureliella helgolandensis harbors:
- a CDS encoding DUF3467 domain-containing protein produces MNSFHPEDRPDPSEQPIRARVPEHISGGAFSTGVIVMTAQTEFILDFVQNLGRPHQIVARVVMPHNVLPQLVDALQRNIELYRGRWGELPQVVQAGIVPGQPQRSSSDDSGETHAEELAPPSAEPNSAAGGAPAGGSSQLGNPTGNSTSESSPQSTSSNESASQPADDELREPPLGAGTRQTTAQEVYDDLKIRDEFLSGAYANAVMIGHGPHEFSFDFITNFYPHSAVSSRVFLAAGQVPRLYDSLKGTWEQLRRRLDDRPDGQLPF; encoded by the coding sequence ATGAACTCATTTCACCCAGAAGATCGCCCCGACCCCTCCGAACAGCCGATCCGGGCGCGGGTTCCGGAACACATATCGGGAGGCGCTTTCAGCACCGGTGTGATTGTCATGACAGCGCAAACGGAGTTCATTCTCGATTTCGTGCAGAACCTCGGACGGCCCCATCAAATCGTTGCACGAGTCGTGATGCCCCATAATGTGCTGCCGCAGCTCGTAGATGCCCTGCAACGCAACATTGAACTCTATCGCGGTCGCTGGGGGGAACTCCCCCAAGTCGTGCAAGCTGGCATTGTTCCGGGACAGCCTCAACGCTCCTCCTCCGACGATTCAGGCGAGACACACGCCGAAGAGCTCGCCCCCCCCTCCGCAGAGCCCAACAGCGCTGCGGGCGGCGCACCGGCCGGCGGCTCCTCGCAATTGGGCAACCCAACCGGCAATTCGACCTCCGAGTCCTCTCCGCAATCCACCTCTTCGAACGAGTCCGCTTCCCAACCGGCTGACGACGAGCTGCGTGAACCGCCCTTGGGTGCTGGCACCCGTCAAACTACAGCCCAGGAAGTCTACGATGATCTTAAAATCCGCGATGAATTCCTCAGTGGAGCCTATGCCAATGCCGTCATGATTGGGCATGGCCCCCATGAATTCAGCTTCGATTTCATCACCAATTTTTACCCGCATTCCGCCGTCAGCTCCCGCGTTTTCCTGGCTGCTGGTCAAGTCCCACGCTTGTACGATAGCCTCAAAGGCACTTGGGAACAGCTGCGTCGCCGCCTGGATGATCGCCCCGACGGCCAACTCCCCTTTTGA
- a CDS encoding Maf family protein — MRLILASQSPRRHELMTAAGYQFEVMLPSETAECGICSRESTPELVARLAYQKAIDVAGRVTGSATIIACDTVADIMGRVLGKPEDRRHAEEMLRLLSGRKHAVYSGLCVLEVPGGEPQVEVSKSELEMARLSEDQIESYLDSEAWCGKSGAFGYQDGHPWLQLISGTSENVVGLPVDVLQRLLGTAG, encoded by the coding sequence ATGCGTCTCATCCTTGCCAGCCAATCACCGAGGCGTCATGAATTGATGACTGCCGCAGGCTACCAGTTCGAAGTGATGCTCCCCAGTGAAACGGCCGAATGCGGCATTTGCTCGCGCGAATCCACCCCCGAACTTGTCGCTAGATTGGCTTATCAAAAAGCCATCGATGTCGCGGGCCGAGTCACCGGCTCCGCTACGATCATCGCTTGCGACACGGTCGCCGATATCATGGGACGCGTGCTTGGCAAACCCGAGGATCGACGGCATGCGGAAGAAATGCTACGGCTCCTCAGCGGACGCAAGCACGCGGTCTATAGCGGGTTATGCGTGCTGGAAGTCCCCGGCGGTGAGCCGCAGGTCGAGGTGTCGAAGAGCGAATTGGAAATGGCCCGGCTCAGCGAAGATCAGATCGAAAGCTACCTGGATAGCGAGGCTTGGTGCGGAAAATCAGGCGCCTTCGGTTACCAAGATGGGCATCCCTGGCTGCAGCTAATCTCTGGAACCAGCGAGAATGTCGTGGGTTTACCCGTCGATGTATTGCAGCGATTGCTGGGTACCGCAGGCTAA
- a CDS encoding SGNH/GDSL hydrolase family protein, which yields MHWWGGVVCPRAAVPVQLGMLGAALRDGEAVGKYNREGLVVRELAGSRAMAMQRGQRLGWLLGVGLIAVGGALVYRHYFLARPVASGPAGPPVAMAPFAEPWTERAVICLGIGDSITAGLGAASKQHGCFARLIENPDDEYADMQGRSLSGVLPNLRQRNIAVSGSTSIQHHDYIAERLKPFDESVFGLVVMTTGGNDIIHNYGRTPPREGAMYGATLEQARPWIANFELRLHAMVDAIELLFPGGCEIYLANIYDPTDSVGDAPSIFLPTWSEGLAVHAAYNRVLAKVAAERDSVYPVPLYESFLGHGSHCKQFWREHYDASDPTYWFYSNVEDPNDRGHDVVRRVFLNAILEHSILKHSVL from the coding sequence ATGCATTGGTGGGGAGGCGTGGTCTGTCCCCGTGCAGCTGTCCCCGTGCAGCTGGGAATGTTGGGGGCCGCCTTGCGGGACGGGGAAGCAGTCGGAAAGTACAATAGGGAGGGGCTGGTGGTTCGTGAACTCGCGGGGAGTCGTGCGATGGCTATGCAGAGAGGGCAAAGACTGGGATGGCTGTTGGGAGTGGGGTTGATAGCTGTCGGAGGAGCGTTGGTCTACCGCCACTATTTCTTGGCTCGACCGGTAGCGAGCGGACCAGCGGGACCACCCGTGGCGATGGCGCCGTTCGCTGAGCCCTGGACGGAGCGCGCGGTCATCTGCCTAGGAATCGGCGATAGCATTACTGCTGGTTTGGGAGCCGCGTCCAAGCAACACGGCTGCTTTGCTCGGCTGATTGAGAACCCCGACGACGAGTATGCGGATATGCAGGGGCGAAGTCTGTCGGGTGTACTCCCCAATCTCAGGCAGCGGAATATTGCTGTTTCGGGCTCCACTTCAATTCAGCACCATGACTATATTGCGGAGCGGCTCAAGCCCTTTGACGAATCGGTGTTCGGATTGGTCGTGATGACGACTGGAGGTAACGACATCATCCACAACTATGGGCGGACTCCACCGCGCGAGGGAGCGATGTATGGTGCTACTCTGGAACAAGCCAGACCTTGGATCGCCAATTTTGAATTGCGATTGCACGCAATGGTCGATGCCATTGAATTGCTATTTCCGGGCGGTTGTGAAATCTATTTGGCCAATATCTACGACCCGACTGACAGTGTGGGGGATGCTCCCAGTATTTTTCTGCCGACGTGGAGCGAGGGGTTGGCGGTCCACGCTGCCTACAACCGAGTGCTAGCAAAGGTGGCTGCGGAAAGGGATAGCGTCTATCCAGTACCGCTCTACGAATCGTTTTTAGGACATGGTTCGCATTGCAAACAATTCTGGCGGGAGCATTACGATGCAAGCGATCCGACCTACTGGTTCTATTCGAACGTTGAGGATCCGAACGATCGGGGGCATGATGTGGTGCGCCGTGTGTTCCTGAATGCGATTTTGGAGCACTCGATCTTGAAGCACAGTGTGCTGTGA